DNA from Halorarum salinum:
GTCTCGGGGACCGTCGTCGTCGGTCTCGGCTGCGAGGAGGTGCAGAGCGGCGACGTGGCGGCCGAACTCGACGCCGCCGACGTGCCGGTCCGGGAACTCTCCATTCAGGAGGTCGGGGGGACCGACGCGTGCATCGAGGAGGGGGTCGGTCTGGTTCGGGAACTGATCGACGGCCGATCCGACGGCGAGCGGAACCGCGCCGCGCTCGGCGACCTGACGCTCGGAATCGTCGGAAGCGACCTGCAGCGGTCCACGCGCGAAGTCGCGGACCCGCTCGTCGGGGGACTCGCCGACCGCGTCGTCGAGGCCGGCGGTCGAGTCGTCGTGGCCGGGATCGAGCGGTTCCTGCCGCACCGCTCGGAGCTCGTCGACCGGGCGAACGGGGAAGCGACCGCCGCCGACGTCGCGGCGCTGATCGACCGTCACCGGGAGACCCCCTCGAAGGACACCCGGGTCCGCGCGACCGCCGCTTCCAGTCCGTTCGAGGAGGTGAGCCGGGTGCTCGGCTCCTCGCCCATCGACTCCGTGATCGAGTACGGGTCGGAGGCGAGCCACGATTCGGGGATCGCGCTGCTGGATGCGCCCTCGCGCGTGGAGGAAGCGACGACCGGGCTGGCGGCCGCCGGCGCCCAGGTCGTCGTGCACGCGACGGGTGACGGGATCCCCACCGGCCACCCGATCGTTCCGGTGTTGAAGGTCACCGGCGACGTCGACACGTACGACGCGTTGTCCGCCGACATCGACGTCGACGCGGCGGCGGCCGACGTCGACGACCTGTGCCGGACGGTGCTCGACGTCTGTGGGGGGACCCCGTGCCGTGCCGAACGGCACGGGTTGACCGAGTTCGCGATCACTCGGGTCGGTCCCTCCATGTGAGTCGAGCGTTGAGCGACCGTCGGCCGTAGCGACCGCCTGTCGCCGCGTGACCCGCGTCCACCACGGAGCCCGGACTCCGGGTCGGAAGCGGGTCGACGGAATCGGTCCGAGGGTTATGCGGTGGCCCCTCCCGGGAACTACTCTCAGTCGTGCCCCTCGATCTCGACCGGCCGGTAGGGCGCCTCGAGGTAGTCGAGATCGCTCGCCGAGAGGTCGATCTCGAGCGCCTCGACCGCGTCCTCGAGGTGTTCGACGCTCGTCGTCCCGACGACCGGCGCGTCAACCGCGTCCTGGTGGAGGAGCCAGGCGAGCGCGATCTGGGCCATCGTCACCCCCTTCTCCCCGGCGAGTTCCTCGACCCGTTCGTTGATCCCCTCGCCCCCGTTTCGGCGGTACGTGTCGATCCGGTTCGACAGCCGATCGTCCGAATCCATGTACCCGCCCCGAACGGAGTCGAGGAACGCGTCGTGGGGGCGCGTGAGGTAGCCCCGGGCGAGCGGGCTCCAGGGGAGCACGCCGACGTTCTCGCGATCACAGAGGGGGATCATCTCCCGCTCCTCCTCCCTGTACGCGAGGTTGTAGTGGTTCTGCATCGTGACGAACCGGTCGAGCCCGAGCCGATCGCTCGCGTGGAGCGCGCCGGCGAACTGGTGGGCCCACATCGAGGACGCCCCGACGTACCGGACGTCGTTTCGTCGCACGGCGTCGGCCAGCGTCCCGAGCGTCTCCTCGATCGGCGTCTCGTCGTCCCAGCGATGGATCTGGTACAGGTCGACGGTGTCGACGCCGAGGCGGTCCAGGCTGTGTCGGAGTTCCTGCTCGATGGCCTTCCGCGAGAGCCCGCGCGCGTTCGGGTTCCCGTCGTCCATCGAGTTGTACACCTTCGTCGCGATGACCGGCCAGTCGCGATCGTACTCGCCGAGGACGTCCCCGAGGATCCGCTCCGACTCCCCCCGCGAGTACATGTTCGCCGTGTCGAAGAAGTTGATCCCGAGATCGATGGCCCGCTCGATGATCCGGCGGCTCTCCGCCCCGTCGAGCACCCAGTCGCGCCAGTCGGGGTCCCCGAAGCTCATGCAGCCGAGACAGATTCGACTCACCTTCGTTCCGGTCGCGCCGAGCGTCGTGTACTCCATACGGGACCGCCGACGGCGGAAGAGCCTAAAAAGGTGAGCCCCGCGTCGTCCGCCTTGACATGGTCCCGGAGCCCTTCCGCCGAGGGGCCGTCGCCGAACCGGGATCCGGTGCCCGACGGGCGTTCCGGACCCGGACCCCAAAACCTATTAGAAGTCCCGCCATCGTCGTCCCTACACGCGGAACATAATGAATAAACCCATGAGTAACCTCGCGAACGGGCTGAGGAGAGGATCCATGACGAACTCCGCAACCGACTCGGTTCACGCATCCCCGCCGCGGTTCGAAGGGGCACCGGGCGGGGGCGTCGTCGCAGTCGACGCGGCCGGCGAGACGTCCGTCGGAACCGGGTGGACGTCGAAACGGTTGGTGACACGATGACGTCGACGGACGGTCGGCCGGGGCGCGGCGAACGTGGCCGCCGATCGAGGATGGCATTCGGATCCCGCGGTGGGGTGAAGCTCCCGTGGTGATCGAGCAACTCGCGGCGGGGGCGATGAACATATTCACCCCGTTCAACCTCGCGATATTCGCGATCGGGCTCACGCTCGGCATGTTGAGCGGGTCGATTCCGGGCCTGAACGGGACGATGACGGTCGTCCTTCTCATCCCGTTGACCTACGGGATGAACTCCGTCTCGGCGATCATGCTGCTGTCGGTGATCTACGTCGGCTCCGTGTACGCCGGCTCCATCAGCGCGATAATGTTCCGGGTTCCGGGGGCTCCCGAGGCGATCATGACGACGCTCGACGGCTACCCCATGAACCAACAGGGTCGATTGCGGGAGGCGATCAGCATCGCGGTGTTCTGCTCCGCGATCGGCGGCATCGTCGGGGCGATCATCCTGATCCTGTTTT
Protein-coding regions in this window:
- a CDS encoding UxaA family hydrolase, whose protein sequence is MSGSERRSGASRRRFEAAPRETRDVGVRDRVLVLPSVICSHLVADRIADRIPDAVSAPHDHGCAQLGADNDQTRRTLVGVGRNPNVSGTVVVGLGCEEVQSGDVAAELDAADVPVRELSIQEVGGTDACIEEGVGLVRELIDGRSDGERNRAALGDLTLGIVGSDLQRSTREVADPLVGGLADRVVEAGGRVVVAGIERFLPHRSELVDRANGEATAADVAALIDRHRETPSKDTRVRATAASSPFEEVSRVLGSSPIDSVIEYGSEASHDSGIALLDAPSRVEEATTGLAAAGAQVVVHATGDGIPTGHPIVPVLKVTGDVDTYDALSADIDVDAAAADVDDLCRTVLDVCGGTPCRAERHGLTEFAITRVGPSM
- a CDS encoding aldo/keto reductase, with translation MEYTTLGATGTKVSRICLGCMSFGDPDWRDWVLDGAESRRIIERAIDLGINFFDTANMYSRGESERILGDVLGEYDRDWPVIATKVYNSMDDGNPNARGLSRKAIEQELRHSLDRLGVDTVDLYQIHRWDDETPIEETLGTLADAVRRNDVRYVGASSMWAHQFAGALHASDRLGLDRFVTMQNHYNLAYREEEREMIPLCDRENVGVLPWSPLARGYLTRPHDAFLDSVRGGYMDSDDRLSNRIDTYRRNGGEGINERVEELAGEKGVTMAQIALAWLLHQDAVDAPVVGTTSVEHLEDAVEALEIDLSASDLDYLEAPYRPVEIEGHD